In Leucobacter insecticola, one DNA window encodes the following:
- a CDS encoding EthD family reductase, whose protein sequence is MHKLTVLYPEPTDRAEFEAYYRGTHLPLCAKLPGVQDITFSIGITDPGEAPYFAIFQATFANEAALGAAMASPEGKTVEADVANYATGGAIVLTFPVESITL, encoded by the coding sequence GTGCACAAACTCACCGTCCTCTACCCCGAGCCCACCGACCGCGCCGAGTTTGAGGCGTACTATCGCGGCACGCACTTGCCTCTGTGCGCCAAGCTCCCCGGCGTGCAAGACATTACTTTCTCTATCGGGATCACCGATCCCGGCGAAGCTCCCTACTTCGCCATCTTCCAGGCGACGTTCGCCAATGAGGCCGCCCTCGGAGCGGCAATGGCATCGCCCGAGGGCAAGACTGTCGAAGCCGACGTCGCAAACTACGCCACCGGCGGGGCAATCGTGTTGACCTTCCCTGTGGAGTCAATCACGCTCTAG